The Lycium ferocissimum isolate CSIRO_LF1 chromosome 10, AGI_CSIRO_Lferr_CH_V1, whole genome shotgun sequence genome window below encodes:
- the LOC132035524 gene encoding uncharacterized protein LOC132035524, which produces MEIEADESFKKAGAVPFKWEIRPGVPRLQYSQPSPLSDEIPETPRKLRPPPAASFSFQPPNPEPRTRSFRSAPRARSERHYLLTRPSMGVVASDGCFPSPLLKKKKKKTGPEPESEADYMSDLETVSRWSVSTRKSVSPFRDSLSSSFSSHESSPRRPVSDADWLGFALF; this is translated from the coding sequence ATGGAAATTGAAGCGGATGAATCATTTAAGAAGGCTGGAGCTGTTCCATTTAAATGGGAAATCCGACCCGGTGTACCCAGGCTCCAATATTCACAGCCATCACCATTGTCGGACGAGATTCCAGAAACCCCACGTAAGCTAAGACCTCCACCAGCAGCTAGTTTCAGTTTCCAACCACCAAATCCGGAGCCCCGGACCCGATCTTTCCGGTCAGCTCCACGGGCACGCTCCGAAAGGCACTATCTGCTGACCCGACCCTCTATGGGAGTTGTTGCATCAGATGGTTGCTTTCCGTCTCCATtgctgaagaagaagaagaagaagactggACCCGAACCCGAATCCGAAGCTGATTATATGTCGGATCTTGAGACGGTTTCTAGATGGTCTGTGTCGACCCGAAAGTCTGTTTCTCCTTTTCGTGACTCACTTTCGTCTTCGTTTTCGTCACATGAGTCGTCGCCTAGACGACCTGTGAGTGATGCTGATTGGCTTGGCTTTGCTCTCTTTTAG